The proteins below are encoded in one region of Belonocnema kinseyi isolate 2016_QV_RU_SX_M_011 chromosome 1, B_treatae_v1, whole genome shotgun sequence:
- the LOC117179616 gene encoding probable inactive peptidyl-prolyl cis-trans isomerase-like 6 → MFQFDWHEYFYKLQRKIGGRTWILKRHVAVFLDDKFIGSDVDFYRIISDTYSINLPTNTGYYQNLSSHNYRRFCEKMNRTFVYLTFSSDGNTIGSLLFMLYSDFLPRTCEYFMSFCNGKNWIDGTNLSYKKQNVHRIVKNGWIQSGDIKINDLESEFISELTIPEESFCISHNRRGVISLSNAGKNLNGPQFIISLKPNSWMDYYYVAFGQLVDGVKTLKLIEEIPTVREKPLKNIKILDCGEYSFKEEPRISEDEDAFLDYKSQNGENETSEPSISVFNKFPDIQPWLYNISDKLDLRDVPSILMAEKYLKGLYCLSSDFLPGMDMNLLNRDCLQKETLESETTSIADQDTKEQIQNICRKIINCTLENFCKKGFSETIIDQNQIVQWILDIAQEMINGVIEKTANSDLDDNLKTSGLVENEITEKIISLIEEVLKSAASLVVETLNGEESKDA, encoded by the exons ATGTTTCAGTTTGATTGGCACGAATATTTCTACAAATTGCAACGT aaaataggaGGAAGAACGTGGATTTTAAAAAGGCATGTAGCAGTTTTTCTTGATGACAAATTTATTGGAAGTGATGTCGATTTCTATCGCATTATTTCAGACACCTATTCAATTAATTTGCCAACAAATACAGGGTACTACCAGAACTTGTCATCACACAATTACAGacgattttgtgaaaaaatgaat AGGACTTTTGTTTATCTTACATTCAGCAGTGATGGAAATACTATCGGTTCTCTTTTATTTatg ttaTATTCGGATTTTCTACCACGAACCTGTGAATATTTTATGAGTTTTTGCAATGGAAAAAATTGGATTGACGGCACAAATTTGAGTTACAAAAAGCAAAATGTTCATCGAATTGTGAAAAATGGATGGATCCAATCTGGAG aTATTAAAATTAACGACCTTGAAAGTGAATTTATAAGCGAATTAACTATACCTGAAGAGTCTTTCTGTATTTCTCACAACAGGAGAGGAGTAATTTCCTTATCAAAtgctggaaaaaatttaaatggaccacaatttattattagtttGAAACCTAACTCTTGGATGGATTATTATTATGTTGCTTTtgg gcAATTAGTAGATGgagttaaaacattaaaattaatagaagaaATTCCCACTGTCCGAGAAAagcctttaaaaaatatcaaaattcttgATTGTGGAGAATATTCTTTCAAGGAAGAACCTAGAATTTCTGAGGATGAAGAcgcatttttg gacTACAAATCACAAAACGGTGAAAATGAAACTTCTGAACCTTCCAtttctgtttttaataaatttccagataTTCAACCCTGGCTTTATAATATTTCTGATAAATTAGATTTGAGAGATGTTCCTTCAATTTTAATGGCTGAAAAATATCTGAAGGGCCTTTATTGTCTCTCCTCAGATTTTCTTCcag GAATGGATATGAATCTTCTAAACCGAGACTGTTTGCAAAAAGAAACGTTGGAATCAGAAACAACTTCTATCGCAGATCAGGATACGAAAgagcaaattcaaaatatttgcagaaaaattataaattgtacactagaaaatttttgcaagaag ggattttcaGAAACTATTATTGATCAAAATCAAATAGTTCAGTGGATTTTGGATATTGCTCAAGAAATGATCAACGGTGTAATCGAAAAGACAGCGAATTCAGATCTTGacga taatttgaaaacAAGTGGACTCGTAGAAAAcgaaattacagaaaaaattatttcgctCATCGAGGAAGTTTTAAAATCTGCAGCTTCATTGGTCGTGGAAACTTTAAATGGAGAAGAATCCAAAGacgcataa